A region from the Candidatus Methylomirabilota bacterium genome encodes:
- a CDS encoding FAD-dependent thymidylate synthase yields the protein MTAVETFTPEERAALGPYFTNLDGPVFALVNLPEVVKGALFARYSRSAKSLRRLFLDEFLEPARGPVTAETIGTSRADRLYERVLSDYGDDSVAQLGGVHLAVEGASNLLTKVLEWGRLMAYLEQSTRYVPYTDRPDGRFKYHVPAELDDHPLRARYVEVLDRAFETYARWIDPMREYWMSRFPPPPGESEAAYRMTIRAKALDSLRGLLPAATRSNVGIFGTGQGYEGLLLRMRAHPLREVRDYAELMFAELDRVIPAFLRRLSRPERGGVWARYLEDTREATAAAAVRLLAGIEPEPRPEVTLTDFDPDGEVKVVAAALYAASRLPDDQLLAAARRLSVEERRQVLDAYVGRRENRRHKPGRAFERTAYRFDVLGDYGAFRDLQRHRLLTLEWQALSPRHGHVTPDELAEAGALCDWTRVMEDSAALHDALTAEMPAVASYAVAMAYRVRFYMELNAREAMHMIELRTAPQGHPAYRRICQTMHRLIAEQAGHRALAGAMLHADHSGAEAGRLDAERAAQRRRQGG from the coding sequence ATGACCGCCGTGGAGACCTTCACACCCGAGGAGCGCGCCGCCCTCGGGCCGTACTTCACCAATCTCGACGGGCCGGTCTTCGCGCTGGTCAACCTGCCCGAGGTGGTCAAGGGCGCGCTGTTCGCGCGGTACTCCCGCTCCGCGAAGTCGCTCCGCCGTCTCTTCCTCGACGAGTTCCTGGAGCCGGCGCGGGGACCGGTGACCGCGGAGACCATCGGCACGAGCCGCGCCGATCGGCTCTACGAGCGGGTGCTCAGCGACTACGGCGACGATTCGGTCGCTCAGCTGGGCGGCGTCCACCTCGCGGTCGAGGGCGCATCCAATCTCCTGACCAAGGTGCTCGAGTGGGGCCGGCTCATGGCCTACCTCGAGCAATCCACGCGCTACGTGCCGTACACCGATCGCCCGGACGGGCGCTTCAAGTACCACGTGCCCGCCGAGCTCGACGATCATCCCCTGCGAGCCCGGTACGTCGAGGTGCTCGACCGCGCCTTCGAGACCTACGCCCGCTGGATCGACCCGATGCGGGAGTACTGGATGAGCCGTTTTCCCCCGCCGCCCGGGGAGAGCGAGGCGGCCTACCGCATGACCATCCGCGCCAAGGCCCTCGACAGCCTGCGTGGCCTCCTGCCCGCGGCCACGCGCTCGAACGTGGGGATCTTCGGGACCGGCCAGGGCTACGAAGGGCTGCTCCTTCGCATGCGGGCCCATCCGCTGCGGGAAGTTCGCGACTATGCCGAGCTGATGTTCGCCGAGCTCGACCGGGTGATCCCCGCATTCCTCCGTCGCCTATCGCGGCCGGAGCGGGGCGGCGTGTGGGCGCGCTATCTCGAAGACACCCGCGAGGCCACCGCGGCGGCGGCGGTCCGCCTGCTTGCCGGCATCGAGCCGGAGCCCCGTCCGGAGGTGACGCTGACCGATTTCGATCCCGACGGCGAGGTGAAGGTGGTGGCCGCCGCGCTCTACGCCGCCTCGCGGCTCCCGGACGACCAGCTGCTCGCGGCGGCCCGCCGGCTGTCGGTCGAGGAGCGACGACAGGTGCTGGACGCCTACGTGGGGCGGCGGGAGAACCGGCGCCACAAGCCGGGCCGCGCGTTCGAGCGCACCGCGTACCGCTTCGACGTGCTGGGAGACTACGGCGCGTTTCGCGATCTGCAGCGGCATCGCCTCCTCACGCTGGAGTGGCAGGCCCTCTCGCCGCGTCACGGGCACGTCACCCCCGACGAGCTCGCCGAGGCGGGGGCGCTCTGCGACTGGACGCGCGTGATGGAGGACTCGGCGGCCCTGCACGATGCGCTCACCGCCGAGATGCCGGCGGTGGCCTCCTACGCGGTGGCCATGGCCTATCGCGTGCGGTTCTACATGGAGCTGAACGCGCGGGAGGCCATGCACATGATCGAGCTACGGACCGCGCCCCAGGGCCATCCCGCGTACCGGCGCATCTGCCAGACCATGCATCGCCTCATCGCGGAGCAGGCGGGCCACCGGGCGCTGGCCGGCGCGATGCTCCACGCCGATCATTCGGGCGCCGAGGCCGGGCGCCTCGACGCGGAGCGGGCGGCCCAGCGGCGCCGCCAGGGCGGCTAG
- a CDS encoding TetR/AcrR family transcriptional regulator: MTPKLGVRPVRREQIVRATIRCLARDGYAGLTMKRVATEAALSQGILHYYFRDKAAMLAAAARRVTADLDRRVAAEVRGARDARARLRAVIRACLETAIESRDFWTVFIEFWGEAFHDRRLAAVNRQAYARARRLIGVPLAQGVADGRWRRVDVEEAAAVVLGLLDGLSLQLTFDRGLMTPSRAARVAEDALVRYLSAGDFS; this comes from the coding sequence TTGACCCCGAAGCTCGGGGTGCGACCGGTGCGGCGGGAGCAGATCGTGCGGGCCACCATCCGCTGTCTCGCCCGCGACGGGTACGCCGGCCTCACCATGAAGCGGGTGGCCACGGAGGCCGCGCTGAGCCAGGGTATCCTGCATTACTACTTCCGCGACAAGGCCGCCATGCTCGCGGCGGCGGCCCGGCGGGTGACCGCGGACCTCGACCGCCGCGTGGCCGCGGAGGTGCGCGGCGCCCGGGACGCCCGCGCGCGACTGCGCGCGGTGATCCGGGCGTGCCTGGAGACCGCCATCGAGAGCCGCGACTTCTGGACCGTGTTCATCGAGTTCTGGGGCGAGGCCTTCCACGACCGGCGGCTCGCCGCGGTGAACCGCCAGGCCTACGCGCGGGCCCGCCGCCTGATCGGGGTGCCGCTGGCCCAGGGCGTGGCCGACGGCCGGTGGAGACGGGTGGACGTTGAAGAAGCCGCCGCGGTGGTCCTGGGACTGCTCGACGGCCTCTCGCTTCAGCTCACGTTCGATCGCGGATTGATGACGCCGTCGCGGGCGGCAAGGGTCGCCGAGGACGCGCTGGTGCGCTATCTCTCCGCCGGAGACTTCTCATGA
- a CDS encoding DinB family protein, whose protein sequence is MTMPAEQVKAMAYLKERGTDAPLAQIRERVADAFATMDTLLDSVSAAQAGKRPGDGEWSPHEVVDHLVETHPRALEEMRALMDGRHSPVSPIPAGLQSAHPMARSWSDLRAALRWLHREVLDVLTVAPDRLTEVRAPIVMVINVRASDGTVKPLHWTEHCDWKACAIIFRLHEMDHLTQIRKALRARGD, encoded by the coding sequence ATGACGATGCCCGCCGAGCAGGTGAAGGCCATGGCGTACCTCAAGGAGCGCGGAACCGATGCCCCCCTCGCGCAGATTCGGGAGCGGGTGGCCGACGCGTTCGCCACCATGGATACCCTGCTCGACTCCGTGTCCGCGGCGCAGGCCGGGAAGCGGCCGGGCGACGGCGAGTGGTCTCCGCACGAGGTGGTGGACCACCTCGTGGAGACGCACCCGCGGGCCCTGGAGGAGATGCGCGCGCTGATGGACGGCCGGCATTCCCCGGTCAGCCCGATCCCGGCCGGTCTGCAGTCGGCTCACCCGATGGCCCGGAGCTGGAGCGACCTGCGCGCCGCCCTGCGGTGGCTTCATCGGGAAGTCCTCGACGTGCTCACCGTAGCTCCGGATCGCCTGACCGAGGTCCGCGCGCCGATCGTCATGGTGATCAACGTCCGCGCATCCGATGGGACCGTGAAGCCGTTGCACTGGACCGAGCACTGCGACTGGAAGGCGTGTGCGATCATCTTCCGTCTCCACGAGATGGACCACCTGACCCAGATCAGGAAGGCGCTGCGGGCCCGCGGCGATTGA
- a CDS encoding M20 family metallopeptidase: MSPAGAKRPNRRARASSGPPLRKSPAGAKRPNRGALEDAKTRVAETVDRLADQLEQISHQIHANPELCFEEHKAAGWLTDFLARQGAAVERGIGGLPTAFRGTIAGQGPGPTIAIMAEYDALPNIGHACGHNVIATAGTGAGAAIAAALGTLPFPGRIQVIGTPAEEGGAGKVRLLEAGVFEEVDAAMMIHGRCGTQVWRPTLGIIKVRCDFLGRASHASSWPWRGINALNAMIQLFVSLDGMRQQLRPDARVHGIITKGGDQANIIPEHTAAEFYLRAPTRDYCRELLRRFEACAEGAATATGCTVKVTADAIIHDPLKANIAMAELFGRNLARIDFPVDPDDGEAGYGSTDCGNVSQALPTIHPYIRISPDGVPGHSREFAEWARSPIARSGMVAAAKALAMTALDLLAQPEELQRAKDEFARSC; this comes from the coding sequence ATGAGCCCCGCAGGGGCGAAGAGGCCCAACCGCCGCGCGCGAGCGTCCTCCGGACCACCGCTGAGAAAATCCCCCGCAGGGGCGAAGAGGCCCAACCGCGGCGCGCTCGAAGACGCGAAGACCCGCGTCGCCGAGACGGTCGACCGCCTCGCCGACCAGCTCGAGCAAATCAGCCATCAGATCCACGCCAACCCCGAGCTGTGCTTCGAGGAGCACAAGGCGGCCGGGTGGCTCACCGACTTCCTCGCTCGTCAGGGCGCCGCGGTGGAGCGCGGGATCGGCGGGCTTCCCACCGCCTTCCGCGGCACCATCGCGGGTCAGGGGCCCGGCCCGACCATCGCGATCATGGCCGAGTACGACGCGCTGCCGAACATCGGGCACGCGTGTGGTCACAACGTCATCGCCACCGCGGGCACCGGCGCCGGCGCGGCCATCGCGGCGGCGCTCGGGACCCTGCCCTTCCCCGGGCGCATCCAGGTGATCGGGACGCCCGCCGAGGAAGGCGGGGCGGGCAAGGTGCGGCTCCTGGAGGCCGGCGTGTTCGAGGAGGTCGACGCCGCGATGATGATCCACGGCCGGTGCGGCACCCAGGTGTGGCGTCCGACCCTCGGCATCATCAAGGTGCGGTGCGATTTCCTCGGACGGGCGTCGCACGCGTCGTCCTGGCCGTGGCGCGGAATCAACGCGCTGAACGCGATGATCCAGCTCTTCGTCTCGCTCGACGGCATGCGGCAGCAGCTGCGCCCGGACGCACGCGTGCACGGAATCATCACCAAGGGCGGCGATCAGGCCAACATCATCCCCGAGCACACCGCCGCCGAGTTCTACCTGCGCGCGCCCACCCGCGACTACTGCCGCGAGCTGCTGCGCCGCTTCGAGGCGTGCGCGGAGGGCGCGGCCACCGCCACCGGCTGCACCGTGAAGGTGACCGCGGACGCCATCATCCACGACCCGCTGAAGGCTAACATCGCGATGGCCGAGCTGTTCGGCCGCAACCTGGCGCGGATCGACTTCCCGGTGGACCCTGACGACGGCGAGGCGGGCTATGGCTCCACCGATTGCGGCAACGTGAGCCAGGCCCTCCCCACCATCCACCCCTACATCCGCATCTCCCCGGACGGGGTGCCCGGCCACTCGCGGGAGTTCGCGGAGTGGGCCAGATCGCCGATCGCCCGCTCCGGCATGGTGGCCGCTGCCAAGGCGCTGGCCATGACCGCGCTGGACCTGCTGGCGCAGCCGGAGGAGCTGCAGAGGGCGAAGGACGAGTTCGCGCGGAGCTGCTAG
- a CDS encoding M20 family metallopeptidase, producing MNTLKDSITQAVDRLADELEALSHRIHAHPELAYQEVQACGWLGDFLAAQGFKVEPGVGGVDTAFRATIETGDGPTIAILCEYDALPGIGHACGHNVIATSGAGAGAALAAVRARLPKGRIQVIGTPAEEGGGGKVKLIKSGIFRDVDCAMMIHGFDRTLLHQDLLGIVRGTFEFSGKASHASADPWEGVNALDAVIGMYNAVSMLRQQVRPDCRIHGIITNGGAAANIIPEYASAIFYVRAPRIETMWDLFKRVTAAAEGAAKATGCTLKLIQHDSVYEPMKSSRVMLDLFAANMKTVGLAEGPAIPDRLGSSDIGNVSQVIPAIQPMIGIAPTGMAIHTREFADAAVKPLARAGMVAAAKTMALTTLDLLADPARVKAAKEEFARTR from the coding sequence ATGAACACCCTCAAGGATTCCATCACGCAGGCCGTGGATCGGCTCGCCGACGAGCTGGAAGCTCTGTCCCACCGGATCCACGCCCATCCGGAGCTTGCCTATCAGGAAGTGCAGGCGTGCGGGTGGCTCGGCGACTTCCTGGCCGCGCAGGGATTCAAGGTCGAGCCGGGCGTGGGCGGCGTGGACACCGCGTTCCGGGCCACCATCGAGACCGGTGACGGCCCCACCATCGCCATCCTCTGCGAGTACGACGCGCTCCCCGGCATCGGGCACGCGTGCGGACACAACGTCATCGCGACGTCGGGGGCGGGCGCCGGCGCGGCGCTGGCCGCGGTTCGGGCCCGGCTGCCGAAGGGCCGGATCCAGGTCATCGGCACGCCCGCCGAGGAGGGCGGCGGCGGCAAGGTCAAGCTCATCAAGAGCGGCATTTTCCGGGACGTCGACTGCGCCATGATGATCCACGGCTTCGACCGCACCCTCCTGCATCAGGACCTGCTCGGCATCGTGCGGGGGACCTTCGAGTTCAGCGGGAAGGCTTCCCACGCCTCCGCCGACCCGTGGGAGGGCGTCAACGCCCTCGACGCGGTCATCGGGATGTACAACGCGGTCAGCATGCTGCGGCAACAGGTCCGTCCCGACTGCCGCATCCACGGCATCATCACGAACGGCGGCGCGGCCGCCAACATCATCCCCGAGTACGCCTCGGCGATCTTCTATGTGCGCGCGCCGCGGATCGAGACGATGTGGGATCTGTTCAAGCGGGTGACCGCGGCCGCCGAGGGCGCCGCCAAGGCCACCGGCTGCACCCTGAAGCTCATCCAGCACGACAGCGTCTACGAGCCGATGAAGTCGAGCCGCGTGATGCTGGATCTCTTCGCGGCCAACATGAAGACGGTGGGGCTGGCCGAGGGGCCGGCCATTCCCGACCGCCTCGGCTCCTCCGACATCGGCAACGTGAGCCAGGTCATCCCGGCCATCCAGCCCATGATCGGCATCGCGCCGACCGGCATGGCAATCCACACGCGGGAATTCGCCGACGCGGCGGTGAAGCCCCTCGCGCGCGCCGGGATGGTGGCCGCGGCAAAGACGATGGCGCTGACCACCCTCGATCTGCTCGCCGATCCCGCGCGCGTGAAGGCCGCCAAGGAAGAATTCGCGAGAACCCGATGA
- a CDS encoding ATP-binding protein: MARVGNRGVGGTTSLIRHLQILRTVTEAVSRSLDLTEVIQKSLSALTHVTGHEIASLHLVSSDGKMLLLRGERGLSPRLREVNEVLPIGQGLIGRVAASGRVRRVDEAGRAPDLLPAARAAVSADGIRGFLCVPIRARHRILGTLSLGRQTEERFTGEEIALLESTADQIGLALDNARLYSETRLQLEELRRSHTDVVRAERLAAVGELAGGVAHEINNPLMIILGQVHLLLQSQDHESVLNGLKTIDGATKRAANIVRELVLFAERSPLRRGRCKVSDQIYKVLALHQSRLEGARITVQTDFQEVPEIWADSNQLQEALFHLIQNAEQAMSAARGGGTLTIRVRPGHDGVRIEVADDGPGVPPDDLARVFNPFFTTKGPGEGRGLGLSVAHSVVAEHEGRLWADNRPGGGAIFVMELPVGVAAADSALAPSI, translated from the coding sequence ATGGCGCGAGTCGGCAACCGAGGAGTGGGCGGCACCACGTCTCTCATCCGTCACCTCCAGATCCTCCGCACGGTCACCGAAGCCGTCAGCCGCTCCCTCGATCTCACCGAGGTCATCCAGAAGTCGCTGAGCGCGCTGACCCACGTCACCGGCCACGAGATCGCGAGCCTGCACCTGGTGTCCTCTGACGGCAAGATGTTGCTCCTGCGGGGCGAGCGCGGCCTGTCGCCGCGGCTGCGCGAGGTCAACGAGGTGCTCCCGATCGGCCAGGGCCTCATCGGCCGCGTGGCCGCCTCGGGACGGGTCCGACGCGTGGACGAAGCCGGCCGGGCTCCGGACCTGCTGCCCGCCGCCCGCGCCGCGGTCTCCGCCGACGGCATCCGCGGCTTCCTGTGCGTGCCGATCCGCGCCCGCCACCGGATCCTCGGGACGCTCTCGCTCGGCCGGCAGACCGAGGAGCGATTCACCGGCGAGGAGATCGCGCTCCTCGAGTCCACCGCCGACCAGATCGGGCTGGCGCTCGACAACGCGCGGCTGTACTCGGAGACTCGCCTGCAGCTCGAGGAGCTGCGCCGCTCGCACACCGACGTGGTCCGCGCGGAGCGGCTGGCCGCGGTGGGCGAGCTGGCCGGGGGCGTGGCCCACGAGATCAACAACCCCCTGATGATCATCCTCGGGCAGGTCCATCTGCTGTTGCAGTCGCAAGATCACGAGTCGGTCCTGAACGGGCTCAAGACCATCGACGGCGCCACCAAGCGTGCGGCCAACATCGTGCGCGAGCTCGTACTGTTCGCGGAGCGCTCGCCGCTGCGGCGGGGCCGCTGCAAGGTGAGCGATCAGATCTACAAGGTGCTCGCGCTGCATCAGTCACGGCTCGAAGGCGCGCGCATCACGGTGCAGACGGATTTCCAGGAAGTGCCCGAGATCTGGGCAGACAGCAATCAGCTCCAGGAAGCGCTGTTCCACCTCATCCAGAACGCCGAGCAGGCGATGTCCGCCGCCCGGGGCGGAGGCACCCTCACGATCCGGGTCCGGCCCGGCCACGACGGCGTGCGAATCGAGGTCGCCGACGACGGTCCCGGGGTCCCGCCCGACGATCTCGCCCGCGTGTTCAATCCCTTTTTCACGACCAAGGGGCCGGGCGAGGGACGCGGGCTGGGCCTGTCGGTGGCCCACAGCGTGGTCGCCGAGCACGAAGGCCGTCTCTGGGCCGACAATCGTCCGGGCGGCGGCGCGATCTTCGTGATGGAGCTGCCGGTCGGTGTTGCCGCGGCCGATTCGGCGCTGGCGCCCTCCATCTAA
- a CDS encoding M48 family metallopeptidase, whose amino-acid sequence MDARSAPEKSRARAYHRRQLALSLTEIALSAAYLLVLVETRAAVWLTAWIRQWTSRWWLELAIAVVILAATHRLLTMPLTWIARYWLPRRYGLLHQSLGRWLLDVLKAGLLGAGLGLAAVEIVYGLLRVTPWWWLWGAAIFLAGYALLALVAPVWLVPLFYRVTPLPDGPLRTRLVTLAARVGVPVTGIWVVDQSRKSRTANAAVTGLGRTRRILLFDTLLNEFTPDEIAAVVAHELAHQLHGDVQRGLLVQGALTLVTFWVASHALTAGARWLALEGPADPAGLPFFGLVLLVVSLLALPMANGWSRHVERSADRFALETIPDAGAFIGALERLAGLNLAERDPHPLEEFFFYSHPAIGGRIAEARQFRPTLT is encoded by the coding sequence ATGGACGCGAGATCGGCGCCGGAGAAGTCGCGCGCACGGGCCTATCACCGTCGTCAGCTCGCGCTGTCGCTGACCGAGATCGCGCTCTCCGCGGCCTATCTATTGGTCCTCGTCGAGACCAGAGCCGCGGTCTGGTTGACCGCGTGGATCCGGCAGTGGACCTCCCGCTGGTGGCTGGAGCTCGCGATCGCGGTGGTGATCCTGGCCGCGACCCACCGCCTGCTCACCATGCCGTTGACCTGGATCGCGCGGTACTGGCTCCCGCGCCGCTACGGCCTGCTCCATCAGTCGCTCGGTCGCTGGCTGCTCGACGTGCTCAAGGCGGGCCTGCTGGGCGCCGGGCTCGGCCTGGCCGCGGTCGAGATCGTGTACGGCCTGCTTCGGGTCACGCCGTGGTGGTGGCTCTGGGGTGCCGCCATCTTCCTGGCCGGCTACGCCCTGCTCGCGCTCGTCGCGCCCGTCTGGCTCGTGCCGCTCTTCTATCGGGTCACTCCGCTGCCGGACGGCCCGCTCAGGACGCGGCTGGTCACGCTCGCGGCGCGCGTCGGAGTGCCGGTGACCGGAATCTGGGTGGTGGATCAGTCACGAAAGAGCCGCACCGCGAACGCCGCGGTCACCGGCCTCGGCCGGACCCGACGGATCCTGCTCTTCGATACGCTGCTGAACGAGTTCACGCCCGACGAGATCGCGGCGGTGGTGGCTCACGAGCTGGCGCATCAGCTTCACGGCGACGTCCAGCGCGGCCTCCTCGTGCAGGGCGCGCTCACGCTGGTGACGTTCTGGGTCGCCAGCCACGCGCTGACCGCCGGCGCGCGCTGGCTCGCGCTCGAGGGGCCGGCCGATCCGGCCGGACTGCCCTTCTTCGGCCTAGTCCTGCTGGTGGTGAGCCTCCTCGCCCTGCCGATGGCCAACGGCTGGTCTCGCCACGTCGAGCGCAGCGCCGACCGATTCGCGCTCGAGACCATCCCGGACGCGGGCGCCTTCATCGGGGCGCTGGAGCGGCTGGCCGGGCTGAACCTGGCCGAGCGCGACCCCCACCCCCTGGAGGAGTTCTTTTTCTACTCCCACCCCGCCATCGGCGGGCGGATCGCCGAGGCGCGGCAATTTCGCCCGACTCTGACTTGA
- a CDS encoding MoxR family ATPase, whose translation MFQSVEDVQQQFKNARYIANRRISTVVFLASRMGRPVLIEGPAGVGKTELAKTLAEVTARHLIRLQCYEGLDEGKALYEWKYAKQLLYTQLLRERIGELIADAPSLPDAVARISGQDDAFFSHRFLAPRPLLQAIESPDPVVLLVDEIDKAEPEFEAFLLEVLSDFQVSVPELGTIRATQIPLVVLTSNNARELSDGLKRRCLHLFIDFPPADEELAIIRLKVPEVSERLAQTVVTAVQRIRGLELRKAPSISESLDWARSLVILNAETLDRELVESTLTMLVKHEKDLERVKGALDKVLADLG comes from the coding sequence ATGTTTCAGTCCGTGGAGGACGTCCAGCAGCAGTTCAAGAACGCGCGCTACATCGCCAATCGTCGCATCTCCACCGTCGTGTTCCTCGCCTCGCGCATGGGCCGTCCGGTCCTCATCGAGGGGCCGGCGGGCGTGGGCAAGACGGAGCTGGCCAAGACGCTGGCCGAGGTGACCGCGCGCCATCTCATCCGCCTCCAGTGCTACGAGGGCCTCGACGAAGGCAAGGCGCTCTACGAGTGGAAGTACGCCAAGCAGCTCCTCTACACCCAGCTGCTCCGCGAGCGCATCGGCGAGCTGATCGCCGACGCGCCCTCGCTGCCCGACGCGGTCGCGCGCATCTCGGGCCAGGACGACGCCTTCTTCTCGCATCGTTTCCTGGCCCCGCGGCCCCTGCTGCAGGCCATCGAGTCGCCGGATCCGGTGGTGTTGCTGGTCGACGAGATCGACAAGGCGGAGCCCGAGTTCGAGGCTTTCCTCCTCGAGGTGCTGTCCGACTTCCAGGTGTCGGTGCCGGAGCTGGGCACCATCCGGGCCACCCAGATCCCGCTGGTCGTGCTCACCTCCAACAACGCCCGCGAGCTGTCGGACGGGCTCAAGCGGCGGTGCCTGCACCTCTTCATCGACTTCCCGCCGGCGGACGAGGAGCTGGCCATCATCCGGCTGAAGGTTCCCGAGGTGTCCGAGCGGCTGGCCCAGACGGTGGTCACCGCGGTGCAGCGCATCCGCGGGCTCGAGCTGCGCAAGGCGCCCTCGATCTCGGAGAGCCTCGACTGGGCGCGCTCCCTGGTCATTCTCAACGCGGAGACGCTCGATCGCGAGCTGGTGGAGTCCACCCTGACCATGCTCGTGAAGCACGAGAAGGACCTGGAGCGGGTCAAGGGCGCCCTCGACAAGGTGCTGGCCGACCTGGGCTAG
- a CDS encoding VWA domain-containing protein: MDQRILEFIGDLRRAEMRISPSEALDALAASTEIGLEDRETFKSALATTLVKESRDLATFNRIFDLYFLDLQALGEGLKKALGPEDPKIQEMLDRLTSEAGMELDDLTELMLSGQGTDMEMAIRQEGQGTGLERLMYFLQVGYFSRRIYDKFDWEAIERDLSRIMQLLEAKGLDPGMLARIRNYLDLRLEAFRRMIRQHVERELERRAFRQGEKLTREVLSDKPLFALSADEVAQMKAVVARLARKIKDALALRQRQEEKGRLDSRRTIRQSLQYGGVPMEVRFRRRHREKPKLITLCDVSDSVRNASRFMLQLVWSLQDCFSRVRSYVFVSEIAEVTQAFNTYPVDTAIDWALKSSSVDYHCRSDFGYAFSRFVKTELESLDRKTTVLVLGDARNNYNDPQAWAIRQIRERVKGVIWLNPEGQWGWGIGDSVMPLYAPSCDIVKECRTVGQLVQVVDQLVHSWWRRGR; the protein is encoded by the coding sequence ATGGATCAGCGGATTCTCGAGTTCATCGGCGATTTGCGGCGGGCCGAGATGCGCATCTCGCCGAGCGAGGCGCTGGATGCGCTGGCCGCCTCCACCGAGATCGGGCTGGAGGATCGCGAGACGTTCAAGAGCGCGCTGGCCACGACGCTGGTCAAGGAGTCGCGCGACCTGGCGACCTTCAACCGCATCTTCGATCTCTACTTCCTGGATCTGCAAGCTCTCGGCGAGGGCCTCAAGAAGGCGCTCGGGCCGGAGGACCCCAAGATCCAGGAGATGCTCGATCGGCTCACCTCCGAAGCGGGCATGGAGCTGGACGACCTCACCGAATTGATGCTGAGCGGGCAGGGCACCGACATGGAGATGGCCATTCGCCAGGAGGGCCAGGGCACCGGGCTCGAGCGGCTGATGTATTTCCTCCAGGTCGGCTACTTCTCGCGACGCATCTACGACAAGTTCGACTGGGAGGCCATCGAGCGGGATCTGAGCCGGATCATGCAGCTGCTGGAGGCCAAGGGGCTGGATCCGGGCATGCTGGCGCGCATCCGCAACTACCTCGATCTGCGTCTGGAGGCGTTCCGGCGCATGATCCGTCAGCACGTGGAGCGCGAGCTGGAGCGCCGCGCCTTCCGTCAGGGCGAGAAGCTGACCCGCGAGGTGCTGAGCGACAAGCCGCTGTTTGCCCTCTCCGCCGACGAGGTCGCCCAGATGAAGGCGGTGGTCGCGCGATTGGCCCGCAAGATCAAGGACGCCCTCGCTCTCCGGCAGCGGCAGGAGGAGAAGGGCCGGCTCGATTCCCGGCGCACCATCCGGCAGAGCCTGCAGTACGGCGGCGTGCCGATGGAGGTGCGCTTCCGTCGACGGCACCGCGAGAAGCCGAAGCTCATCACCCTCTGCGACGTGTCGGACTCGGTCCGCAATGCGTCCCGCTTCATGCTGCAGCTGGTGTGGAGCCTCCAGGACTGCTTCTCGCGGGTTCGCTCCTACGTCTTCGTGTCCGAGATCGCGGAGGTGACCCAGGCCTTCAACACCTATCCGGTCGACACCGCGATCGACTGGGCACTGAAGTCCTCCTCGGTCGACTATCACTGCCGGTCCGACTTCGGGTACGCGTTCAGCCGCTTCGTCAAGACCGAGCTCGAGTCGCTCGACCGCAAGACCACCGTGCTCGTCCTGGGAGACGCGCGCAACAACTACAACGACCCGCAGGCGTGGGCCATCCGGCAGATCCGGGAGCGCGTCAAGGGCGTCATCTGGCTCAATCCGGAAGGGCAGTGGGGCTGGGGCATCGGAGACAGCGTGATGCCGCTCTACGCGCCGTCGTGCGACATCGTGAAGGAATGCCGCACGGTGGGCCAGCTCGTGCAGGTGGTCGACCAGCTGGTGCATTCGTGGTGGCGGCGCGGGCGCTGA
- a CDS encoding DUF3047 domain-containing protein: MAARALIVLLLVAAAPSVGRVWAAECVVVDDFSRGKVGDFPVDWKPRKEEGRPVYAIREEDGRRFLHAASRGVGIQAGREVSWDLDAYPILTWSWRAVEFPKGSDERKSSTNDSAVSVYALFPGPMGTVKSVKYIWSRVVPVGTRLTSSAGSTQVRVLRSGTDQAGQWLEEQADVREDYRKLFGVDKPPKPAGIAVLTDSDDTKSSAQGDYANLRLCKP, from the coding sequence GTGGCGGCGCGGGCGCTGATCGTCCTGCTGCTGGTGGCCGCGGCGCCGAGCGTCGGCCGCGTGTGGGCCGCGGAGTGCGTGGTGGTCGACGACTTCTCCCGGGGCAAGGTCGGCGACTTCCCGGTCGACTGGAAGCCGCGCAAGGAGGAGGGCCGGCCGGTGTATGCCATCCGCGAGGAGGACGGCCGGCGCTTCCTGCACGCGGCCTCGCGCGGCGTCGGCATCCAGGCCGGCCGCGAGGTGTCGTGGGACCTGGACGCCTATCCGATCCTGACCTGGTCCTGGCGGGCGGTGGAGTTCCCCAAGGGCTCCGACGAGCGGAAGTCGTCGACCAACGACAGCGCGGTCTCGGTCTACGCACTTTTCCCCGGCCCGATGGGCACCGTGAAGAGCGTCAAGTACATCTGGAGCCGCGTGGTGCCGGTGGGCACGCGTCTGACCTCCAGCGCGGGCAGCACACAGGTGCGGGTGCTCCGCAGCGGGACGGACCAGGCCGGGCAGTGGCTCGAGGAGCAGGCCGACGTGCGCGAGGACTACCGCAAGCTCTTCGGGGTGGACAAGCCGCCGAAGCCGGCCGGCATCGCGGTCCTCACCGATTCCGACGACACCAAGAGCAGCGCGCAGGGGGACTACGCCAACCTGCGCCTGTGCAAGCCCTGA